AAGGCTTTTGATATCTCTGGAACTGAATTCTAATATATCCTCTTTTTTGGTAATGTGTTTCTGcgggaaattattatatagcctGTAACGAAATTCAATTCGTTTACGATCGAAGATCGACCGGGTGAGCAATGGATCACAATGAGAAGGAAATTTGGAGACACCGAGAATATTAAGATCGAAGCCACTATGTTTGACGGGTGCGAACCTGTTCCTAAGCTTGAAGACCACATATACGGAGGCGATGTGCGCCTTCACCTTAGCTTGCTTGTTGATATCTCTAGGGGCGATGGTTGTGATGAATTGGAGTTTCTGTGCTCGTCTTGGCCCGACTCTTTGGAGGTTCAGAAAGTTTATATACTTAGGCGCAATCGAATGCTGGCTAGGCCTTACATGGGACCTGATTTTAGGtagtattaatttgtttttttctggATTTACCTCAAACTGGCAAGTTTGGGACTGAATTTTTTCAAAGACCGAAACACGTGTTCTTCTGAATAATTATGTGTATTTTGAGTTTGGGTTGGTGGTGACCTTCTGCggatcatgttttttttttttttttttacaggaaaTTGGATGCTAAGATTAGGAAGACGCTTAAGGAGTACTTAGAGGCAAGGGGAGTAAATGACGATCTCTCTGCTTTCTTGCATGAGTATATGATGAACAAGGACAGAATTGAACTTATCCGGTGGTTGGGTAGTGTCAAGACTTTTGTAGAAAAATAGGAGAATACGCTTTTTACAGTTTGTCTGAGATTCATTGATCCAAATTtccaattttgattttgattggaGAAAGTCACTGCAGTGGTTACTCAATTTCACTGCAGTAGGTACTCAATTTTCCATGCTTTGTATGCAAGAATCAGTTAGAATGTTATAGGCGTATACAGCATGTAGCCACTCGATACCGAATATGAAATCAGAAGCAGCCACTTTTTAAGTGCGGCTTTGAGAGGCTTTTGATTGCTTACATTCGTCAAGGAAATTAAGATCTTGAAAAATGAACTTATGCTGTCTTTGTACATGGGTAGCATCTTTCTTTGCACTCTATTGCATAGTTTTCTGGTAAAAACAAATACAtgttgttt
This genomic interval from Juglans microcarpa x Juglans regia isolate MS1-56 chromosome 4D, Jm3101_v1.0, whole genome shotgun sequence contains the following:
- the LOC121259380 gene encoding uncharacterized protein At2g39795, mitochondrial; the protein is MARFIRTAQRTLCYSSWSKATQIHHLSLRSRYAISPSLFQARPYASESTTKSPFEANILRILHTEVQYQSEYAPPQKPVTKFNSFTIEDRPGEQWITMRRKFGDTENIKIEATMFDGCEPVPKLEDHIYGGDVRLHLSLLVDISRGDGCDELEFLCSSWPDSLEVQKVYILRRNRMLARPYMGPDFRKLDAKIRKTLKEYLEARGVNDDLSAFLHEYMMNKDRIELIRWLGSVKTFVEK